Within Caldanaerobius fijiensis DSM 17918, the genomic segment TAGCTGCGGCGCCACTACCTGGGCAAAATCTGTGGAAAAACGGCCACTAGAGAAAAGCCCTATGGTCATATCGGCCTCTCCATCCAATACCGGTCGCAACAGGTCAAATATGTGCTCTTTTGTTAAACCGATGAGATCAGCATCAAGCATCAGAATGATATCGCCGCGGGCTGCCTCCACGCCTTTTTTAACCGCGCCGCCTTTGCCAAGATTTCTCTCTAGCTCTATGACTTTCGCATACCTTCTGGCGATATCCGCTGTTTTATCCGTAGAACCGTCACTTACCACGATTACCTCATCACCAGCATTGGACTCCACTACCACCTTCAAGACATTTTCTATCGTATTTTCCTCATTATACGCTGGAATAATTATAGATACCATATGTTCATCCACCTTACAGATTATTTATATACTTCATGAGCTCATCGACAATATCTTCTTCGCGTACCTTCTTTACTATCTCCCCTTTTTTAAATAATACACCAAAGCCCTTTCCTCCCGCAATACCTATATCTGCATCGCGGGCTTCCCCCGGCCCATTGACCGCACAGCCCATAATAGCCACTTTTATATCCTTATCCACGTTTTGCAATCTATTCTCTACTTCGCTGGCAATGCTGATAAGATCTATATTACATCTGCCACAGGTAGGGCATGATATTAATTCAACCCCTCTTCTTTCAAGACCAAGAGCCCTCAGTATCTGATGACCAACCCTTACCTCTTCCACAGGATCCCCTGTCAACGAAACCCTCATTGTATCGCCAATACCCTGCCATAGCAAAATCCCCAGACCTACAGAGGATTTTATTGTACCAGCCCACGGGGTACCAGCTTCTGTTATACCTATATGTAGCGGATAATCAACCTGCTCCGATATCATCATATAAGCATCTATTGTGGTATTTACATCAGTAGCCTTTAAAGAAAGCACAATGTCATAAAATCCAAATTTCTCAAGAAGGTGCACATGCTTCAATGCACTTTCCACGAGGGCCCTCGGAGTCCTGCCGTATCTCTCTAAAAACTCCTTTTCAATGGAACCAGAATTTACACCTATACGTATAGGAATACCGCGATCCTTTGCTGCATCAACTACTGCCTTTACCCTATCGGCAGACCCAATATTGCCCGGATTAATCCTTATTTTATCAGCCCCGCTCTCTATAGATTTTATTGCAAGCCTATAATCAAAGTGTATATCTGCTACTAAAGGTATATTTATCCTCTTTTTTATCTCGGCAATAGCTGCGGCAGATTTTTCATCGGGTACGGCAACTCGCACAATGTGGCAACCCGCCTCCTGCAATCTATCAATCTGTTTACAGGTAGCTTCTATATCCGCTGTATACGTATTGGTCATGGACTGAACAGCAATAGGCTGCCCGCCTCCTATTCTGACACCGCCTATGTTAACCTCTCTGGTTTTTTTACTCAACACCCTCACCTGCTTAACCTGAGTATATCCTTATACGTCATAAAGATCATAAACAAAATGAGAAATACAAATCCTATAAAATGGACCAAACCTTCTTTTTCTCTGTCTATAGGCTTTCGCCTTATTGCTTCAATTATCAAGAACATCAATCTGCTGCCGTCAAGGGCCGGTATGGGCAGGAGATTTATTATGGCCAAATTGAGACTTATAAGGGACGTCAAACCCAATAAACTGTAAAATCCAGATTTAGCCGCTTCTCCAACCACATTGACTATCCCCACAGGACCCATAAATTCGTTAACAGATACCCTACCAGTTATCAACCCTAATAAAGATGTCAACATCATCCAGGTTATATGGCCTGACTGAACTATGCTGTTTTTTATATTCGTTATCAAAGAAGCTTTGTAATTATAACCTATTTTCCCCTTGGGCGATATACCTATCATCGGCTTTTTATTCTTTGCATCGTATATAGGCGTAAGTTTTATATAGAGCAATCTTTCTCCTCTTTTAACCTCCAGTAAAACCGGGCGGTTAACGCTTTTGCTTACCGCCGCCTGAAGGTCCTCCCATGTTTTTATGTTATAATCACCCACTTTTAGTATAACATCTCCAGGCATAATGCCGGCTGCAGCGGCCGGATAATCGGGAATTACCGATTGAACTACCGGTATAGGCGTTACAGTGATAAATCCCATTATAACAAATATTAATACTGCCAGAAGGAAATTCATAAACGGCCCCGCAGCTAGCACCGCAAATCTTACTGGGATTGACTTATTGGAATACGCCTTGGTATCATCAGACGATTCATCTTCCCCGAGCATTTTACAGTATCCGCCCATGGGGAACAACCTGATGGAATAAACCGTTTCACCTTTTTTAAACCCTAACAACTTCGGGCCCATACCTACAGAAAACTCTTCCACTTTAATATTTGAAAGTTTAGCTACTATAAAGTGTCCGAATTCATGAAAAATTATTAAGACGCCTAAAACTATTATTGAAATAATTATCAATTAATTCACCACCATCTTCTTTACCGCATCTCGCGTCTGCGAATCTACATATATTATGTCCTCAATAGTAGGATTATAAATCGGTTTATGACCATCAAGTGCTTTCTCTATGAGCAACGGGATGTCAAGAAATTTTATCATACCCTTTAAAAAAAGCTCTACGCAGATTTCGTTAGCAGCATTTAAAACCGCTGGATATGTTCCTCCTGCAATTGCTGCATCATAAGCTAATTTCAGACATCTAAATGTTCTTGTATCAGGTTCTCTAAATGTCAAAGAAAGCCCGTATAAATTCAGACGCTCGGTCAATCCCTCAATTCTTTCAGGATAGGATAAGGCGTATTGAATGGGAAGCCTCATATCCGGCACCCCCATCTGGGCAAGAACAGCACCATCTACAAATTCTACCATGGAGTGTACGATGCTCTCAGGGTGTATCACGACTTCAATATCTCTATATTTTACACCAAAAAACCAGTGTGCTTCTATGACCTCAAAGCCCTTATTCATAAGTGTTGCTGAATCTACAGTGATTTTCTTTCCCATACTCCAGGTAGGATGTTTTAATGCTTGCTCAGCAGTAACATCTTTTAACATATCGCAACTATAATCCCTAAATGGGCCACCCGATGCCGTCAGGATGATTTTCCTGATCTCTTTTTGTGCACCCTTTTTTTGAAGGCACTGAAAAATCGCCGAGTGCTCACTATCCACCGGTAAGATGTCTACACCTTTTTCTCTTGTCAAATTAACGATTATCTCACCTGCTGTAACCATTGACTCTTTATTGGCCAAAGCCAGCGTCGTGCCACCTTTTATCGTAGAAATGGTAGGCAAAAGCCCTGCCACACCTACAATTGCATTTAATACGATATCTGCATCACAGCTTTCCACAAGGCGCACCGCTGCGTCCTCCCCTGTTATAACCTCGCAGGGGTATTTTACCATGTCTTTTAAGTCATGTATCCCTTTTGTCAGCGCAATCATTGATGGTCTGAACTCATTGGCCTGTCTTGCAAGCAATTCCCCATTACTATAAGCCGCTAATCCAACGACTTTAAACAGGTCGGGATGCTTTCTTATCACATCCAGTGCCTGCGTACCTATAGAACCTGTTGAACCCAGCAGTAAAATTCTCTTCATACTATACCTCTTTTACATAAATGTTATATTGCGTTCAACGAAAATGTAAATTATCACACTTACATACAATATGCTGTCAAATCTGTCCAATATGCCTCCATGACCTGGTATTATGTTGCTAAAATCTTTAATCCTGCAATTTCTTTTAATATATGACGCACTCAAATCTCCTAACTGAGATATGATAGATCCGATTAACGCAATAAGCAAAAAAATATGTTTACTGTGTAGATAGAGCAAAATATAAAAATACGCTACGATGATGCAACCTAAAGTGCCACCGATAAAGCCCGCAACAGTTTTATTTGGACTTACATCAGGACAAAGTTTACGCCTCCCAAAAAATCTGCCTGTAAAGTAAGCAAACGTATCTGTCGCAAATGCTATTATGAACACAAGCCAGAAATACTTTATATCCACATCCCTTATCTTCAGGAGTATTAAAAATGGAATAACAGTATATATAAAACCGGCAACTCTGGTAAAAACACTGTTTGCGCTTTGCTTATTGAGTATTGCAATCGCCATAAGTATAATAAAATAAACGTATATTAAGATGCTCGAAGCTATTATTTTATCTAATACAAAAAAAGCAATTATGTATAAATAGCCGATTAAATCTACATAGCTCAAACCCACGCCGTTATTATTAGCTCTATTAAATTCCCAATAAGCAATAATCGCCAGCAGCAGCATAGCTATCTTCAATGGTATCCCACCGTATATTCCAACGATGATCAATAAAGGTATTCCTATAACAGCGCTTATAATCCTCTGTTTTAACATTATAATCCTCCAAAACGCCTATTCCTATCCTGGTAATTCGCAATTGCCGACAATAAGTCCTTTTCTGAAAAATCCGGCCATAATACATCTGTATACCACAGTTCTGAATAAGCAATCTGCCAGAGTAAAAAGTTACTTACCCTGTATTCTCCTCCCGTCCGTATTAAAAGATCGGGGTCTGGCATCCCCGCAGTATAAATGTATTTAGAAAACAACGCTTCATCTATTTCATCTGCAGTTATATTTAATTTTTTCATATCTCTGACAATACCCCTTACGGCATTTAATATCTCAGCTCTCCCGCCGTAATTTAACGCTAGATTGACGATAAGCCCGTCATTATCCGCTAACGCTGTTTTCGCCCTGTCTATCTCCGATCTTATGTCCTTATCAAAAGATGATATATCGCCAATAAAATTCAATCTAACATTATTTTCGTCCAGCTCGTCTATCTCGCGCCTCAAATAATAAACCAACAATTTAAAAAGAGCATTTACTTCTTTTTCTGGGCGCTTCCAGTTTTCCGTGGAAAAAGCGTATAGCGTTAAATATTCAATCCCTAGCTGCGAACAGAACTCAATAACTTTTTTTACTGTTTTTATACCCGCTCTGTGACCCGCAGTTCTGGGCATACCTCTTTTTTGCGCCCATCGCCCATTACCGTCCATTATTATGGCGATGTGCTTTGGTAATTTGCTTTTATCTATGCCCATCATTTCATCCATCAACATCACCTGTTTTATACTTCCATGATTTCTGCTTCTTTTTTGGCAGCTATCTCATCTATCTGTTTTATGTATTTATCTGTTAATTTTTGTATTTCATCTTGTCCCTTTTTCATCTCGTCTTCAGATATTTCTTTATTTTTCTCCATCTTTTTTACTTCATCCATTGCATCTCTGCGGATGTTTCTTATAGCTACCCTGCTGCTCTCTGCAATTTTATTAGTCATCTTTACCATTTCTTTTCTGCGCTCTTCAGTTAATTCCGGTAATACTATCCTTATAACCTTCCCATCATTGGTCGGATTGACACCCAGATCCGATGTCTGAATGGCCTTTTGAATCAAATTAAGGGCAGAAGCATCCCATGGTTGAACCAGCAAGACCCTGGCCTCAGGAACCGTAATGGTTGCCAGCTGATTGACAGGCATACTGGTTCCATAGTAATCTACTTTTACCCTTTCCAGAATAGCTGGATTAGCTCTCCCTGTTCTGATAGATGTGAGCTCTTTCTTAAAATTCTCCACCACTATCTTCATCCCTTTTTCAGCCTTCGAATATACATCTTTTAACATTTTATCACTCCTTTACCACTGTCCCTATATTTTCTCCTAGAATTGCCCTTTTAATATTTCCCTTCTGGGTGAGATCAAATACGATTATAGGTATATTGTTATCCATGCACAATGATGTAGCTGTCGAATCCATTACTCCCAGCCTCATATTCAACACATCTTTATACGTCAGTTTGTCAAACTTTTTTGCATCGCTGTTAAGCTTGGGATCGCTATCGTACACACCGTCAACCTTTTTTGCCAACAATATAACATCTGCATCTATCTCAGCTGCCCTCAGAGCAGCAGTAGTATCTGTGGAAAAGAAAGGACTCCCGATGCCTGCCGCAAAAATAACCACCCTGCCTTTTTCCAGGTGCCTTATAGCCCTTCTCCTTATATATGGTTCTGCTATAGCCCTCATTTCAATAGCTGTCTGGACTCTCGTGGGAATATTTCTCTTTTCCAGAGAGTCCTGTAAGGCTAAAGCATTTATAACCGTAGCTAGCATACCCATGTGATCAGCAGTGGATCTATCCATACCTATGCCGCTTCTACCTCTCCATATATTGCCTCCTCCTACTACCACGCCTATGTCTACGTTAAGCTTTTTTACCTCCGCAATCTCATCGGCTATCTGGTTTACGGTGTCAAAATCTATACCAAAACCTTTATCTCCTGCCAATGCCTCCCCGGATATCTTAAGTATAACTCTATTATATACCGGATTTTTCAATTTTAGCCCTCCTCAACAGTATATTATATTCTATATAAACGACAAAAATCCTTTTTAAATTCGTGAAAAAGGGAACACCATGGTGTTCCCTTTTTCACGAATTTAGTGCTCGGGCTACTTCCTCTACTATATCGCACTTTTTCTTTTCGATACCCTCGCCTAATTCGAATCTAACAAATCTTCTTATAACTATGTTCTCTCCGATCTTTGCTATCAATTCGTTTAAGAGCTGCTTTATGGTTTTGCTGTCATCCCTTATAAAGGGCTGCTCCAATAAGCAAACTTCTTTATAATACTTTTCAAGCCGGCCTTCCACCATCTTTTCTATCACTTTATCAGGCTTTCCTTCATTTTTCGCCTGAGCTCTATAGATTTCTTTTTCTTTTTCTACAACTTCTACTGGCACATCTTCTTTGCTCACATATTGAGGATTGGCTGCCGCTATCTGCATAGCTATATCGTGTACAAAATTCTTAAAATCATCTGTCCTGGCCACAAAATCCGTCTCGCAATTGACTTCAACAAGTACACCAATCCTTCCGCCACCATGGATGTACGAATCAATAATACCTTCCGCAGCGATTCTGCCGGCTTTTTTAGCAGCAGCAGCAAGGCCTTTCTCTCTTAATATTTCAATGGCCTTGTCCATGTCACCATTAGCTTCTGTCAATGCCTTTTTACAGTCCATCATGCCGGCACCTGTGCGCTCTCTTAACTCTTTAACCATTGATGCAGTTATCTCCATTTGAAATACCTCCAATTTTTATCATTCTTGCTCTTCTGATTCAGGCGTCATCTGCTCTCCCTGTCTTCCTTCTAACACCGCATCAGCCATCTTTTGAGCTATCAATTTAATAGCTCTTATGGCGTCGTCATTACCAGGGATCGGATAATCCACCTCATCAGGATCACAGTTGGTATCCACAATAGCAACAATAGGTATATTAAGGCTCCTCGCTTCTTTAACAGCTATCTGCTCCTTGCGCGGATCAACCACAAATAGCGCCGTAGGTAATCCAGGCATATTCTTTATACCGCCGAGATTTTTCTCAAGCTTCTCCTTCTCTTTTTTTAGAGCATTGACCTCTTTTTTTGGCAATAGGTCAAATGTTCCGTCTTCCTCCATCGCCTCAAGCTGTTTTAAATAATCAATACGGGTTTTTATCGTCTTATAATTTGTCAACATACCGCCAAGCCATCTCTGGTTGACATAATACATACCACATCTTTCAGCCTCTTCTTTTATCGCGTCCTGAGCCTGTTTTTTGGTACCAACGAAAAGAACAGTGCCTCCATCCGCAGCCACATTTTTTATAAATTCGTAGGCTTCCTCTACTTTCTTTTCGGTTTTTTGCAGGTCAATGATATATATACCGTTTCTCTCGGTAAATATATACTTTGCCATTTTGGGATTCCAGCGCCTCGTCTGGTGTCCAAAATGCACACCTGCTTCTAACAGCTGTTTCATTGAAATAATAGACATCAAAGCACCTCCAATGGTTATTCCTCCATAATCCGCACCTCTGCGCAGGACCAGCGGCACCACTGCACAGATTGGACTATGTGTGTTCTGTATTTTTATCCTTAATTATGATACCATCAATTTCTCTACAAGGCAAGTATTTTTATGTTTCCATTGTGATTAATTATCTTACAATGTTTCATCTCATCTTTTATAAATAAAATTTCCCTTTTTATATTTATTTTAACCCCTGAATAAAGAGTTTCTCTCACCAGTATATATGGATTTTCGTGCTCTGTTACAATTACATTTTCCAGCAGCTCTTTTAACTCATCATATTTCCCTATAAGCACTTTTAGTGTCAACAATGTGCGCTTTAAAATTTCTCTTTCTGCAGATGTCATATTTGTTTTTTTGATAAGGTGATTTTTTACCTTCGTCAACTCTTCTATTTGATCTTCTACTTTTTTCATATCTCTTTTTATAACTTCACATTCTTCTTGTTCACGAAAATTAATACCTACTTCTATCTCTGTATAAGTAGACATGGGCGAACCTACGGCCTTTGCCTCAACAAACTCATAAGCAGAAACTTTTCCGCCTGCAATCAATCCCCGTCTTCCATCAACTATTATGTTTCCATTGCATTTGACATCACTATGCATTATAGTGTCACAACGTATATTCTTATTCACCTCAACTCTGACATTTTCCAGATAGCGCGCAGTCAAATTTCCTTCCGCCACAATATACGCACCGCTTTTACCATTTACACCTCTGCCTATGACAATATCTCCACCGCTTCGGATTACACTGTCCTCAACATTGCCTCCCACCTCTATATCGCCTTCTGCCCTTACTTCAAAACCTGAATATATATCGTTATGTACAATAATATTCCCTACGAAGTCTATATTACCTACCGACATGTCAACATTTTTTACCTCAAAAACAGGCAATACGCTTATCTTATTATCTTTAACAAATAATTGGCCGTCTATCGTCGCTATAAAGGCACCATTTTCAAAAACTACATTCCTTCCACATTTCATCTTAAGCGGCTGACCAGGTTTCGGCTTAACTGTGTTCCCGAAAATATCCCTACCCTCGACACCAGGGGTAGCATCGGTAACCGTCGCTATAATATCCCCTTTCTTAACATTCTTAACAATATTAAGGGACTTATAATCCACATTTCCGTTCTCGAGTATTTGTGGTTTCCCGCCTTCTATAGTTTTCTTGAAATGTATCATGGCGTCAATTCCATCCTGAGGCTCAAGCCCTTGAGCTACTAATACTTGTTGGTCGTATACAGGATTCTCCCCCAATGATTTGATAACATTACTTTTTATTCCGTATACAATTTTTTTATCTGCAAGAAAGGCATAAATATCTTTAAAATCAGGTTTTACACCTTTATCCAAACATATATACGCTTTCATATTATTTTCAGATATATATAATTTTATGCCATCCATTTATATCACCTGATTTACGAGTTTTTCCTTATAAAAGAACTCCTTTAACTTTTTTATAGCCTGGGAATGTATTTGAGATATTCTGGACTCTGTGACTCCCAGCACCATTGCTATTTCCTTGTAGGTCAACCCTTCAACATAATAAAGCGATAATACGAGCTTCTGTTTCTCCGGAAGTCCATCTATAAATTCTTCCAGCAAAGTTCTAATTTCATGGTCTTCGGCTATTCTGTCCGGTGTATCCGATGAGTGGGAAATATTCATAACGCCGTTTTCAAGCATTTCATCAAGGGAAAGGATATTGCAGGCATTACCATAATTCAATAATTTATAATACTCATCTAAAGACACCCCTGCTTCTGATGCAATTTCTATATCGCTTTTATCTGAAGAACTATCGATAATTTCCTGGAGGATTTTATACTTTTTGCGCAATGACCTGGGCAACCAGTCCTTTTTTCTTAGATAGTCTAGTATTTCACCTCGTATCCTGTACGTAGCATATGTTTCAAACTTCACACCCTTTGAACTCTCATACTTTTCCACGGCGTCTATAAGACCCAGTATGCCTTGATTTAATATATCATCATACTCCCAGTTATTATATTTTATAAGTATGCGGTTTACTATATATTTTACCAGCGGCACATAATAAAGAACTATCTGATTCCTCAATTCCACGCTGCGTGTTGCCTCGTATTCGCGCCATAATTTATTGATATCGACATCCCGCATCTTTATCACCCCTCAGAGTCATAGGATTTTCTCTCCATGACCGATGGTTTTTACTAAAAGGGATCCATCTTCTAAGTTGAGTTCAATGGTTCTCCCATATGTTCCCCCTACATCTTTTGCCACTATAGGTATCCCTTTTGATTCCAGCACCTTTGTTGCAGCCTCCACATTTCTTTCCCCTATTTTCATTCTTTCGTCCGTCGACCTTATCTCAAACATCCTCGCGCCACCAGCAATTTTACTGACAAGCCTTCGTGTCACTGCTCCCATTTCAATCAGCTCTTTTAAGAGTATTTCAATTGCGGTATCCGCAAATTTGGCTTTATTGAAGTTATTGCTATAGTGAGCGCTACACGGTAGCATGATATGGGCCATTCCTCCGATCTTTAAAACAGGATCATAAAGGGTTATACCCACACACGATCCCAAACCTATAGTCATAAGTATATCAGGAGCCACGGCCACCTTATAGTCTGCCATTCCTACTTTGATGCGGTTCATCAGTAATCTACCCCGAGATTTCTCATAATCTTTTCGAGGCCACCCACATCCGGAATCATGAAAATATAACCGTTTATTCTGTCATTATCTTCTAAAAAATCAGTCTCTATGTACAAGGCATAATCACCTATCTCGCCAAATTGTACAGCAGGAACACTTAAAATCGCACCGGCCATATCCATCGAATACGCAGGAGGAGTTATCGCCAATTTCAAATTCATCAATTGGGAAAGGGCATTTACATAACTGGCCACAAGGATATTAGAAACTTCAGAAATAACAGAAATCTCCATATCATCAAATTCCTCATTGACCGCTTCTGTATTCAATATCATGTTTATTATCTGTTTCGCTGAATTTACGGTTAAGACAAACAATATGTTTGCTTTAACATCTCCAGACATCTCAAAAAATACTCCTACAACTTTTTTCTCTGGATCACCTAGCAAATCAGGCACATCGCTCAGTTTCAATATCTTTACAAGAGGCGCACGCATATTCAGCCTTTTTCCCGTCATTGAAGAAAGAGCCGTCAACGCATTGCCTGTACCAATATTTCCTAGTTCTCTCAGCACGTCTAAATAAAGACTATTTAATTTGCTTATATCATCAATTTTCATCATATCA encodes:
- a CDS encoding glycosyltransferase family 2 protein, coding for MVSIIIPAYNEENTIENVLKVVVESNAGDEVIVVSDGSTDKTADIARRYAKVIELERNLGKGGAVKKGVEAARGDIILMLDADLIGLTKEHIFDLLRPVLDGEADMTIGLFSSGRFSTDFAQVVAPQLSGQRALKRFIIEDISALDATKYGIEIALTKYARRSRIKVKNVYLKNLTHVMKEEKLGFIPGVKARIKMYWDIIRCISSP
- the ispG gene encoding flavodoxin-dependent (E)-4-hydroxy-3-methylbut-2-enyl-diphosphate synthase — translated: MSKKTREVNIGGVRIGGGQPIAVQSMTNTYTADIEATCKQIDRLQEAGCHIVRVAVPDEKSAAAIAEIKKRINIPLVADIHFDYRLAIKSIESGADKIRINPGNIGSADRVKAVVDAAKDRGIPIRIGVNSGSIEKEFLERYGRTPRALVESALKHVHLLEKFGFYDIVLSLKATDVNTTIDAYMMISEQVDYPLHIGITEAGTPWAGTIKSSVGLGILLWQGIGDTMRVSLTGDPVEEVRVGHQILRALGLERRGVELISCPTCGRCNIDLISIASEVENRLQNVDKDIKVAIMGCAVNGPGEARDADIGIAGGKGFGVLFKKGEIVKKVREEDIVDELMKYINNL
- the rseP gene encoding RIP metalloprotease RseP; this translates as MIIISIIVLGVLIIFHEFGHFIVAKLSNIKVEEFSVGMGPKLLGFKKGETVYSIRLFPMGGYCKMLGEDESSDDTKAYSNKSIPVRFAVLAAGPFMNFLLAVLIFVIMGFITVTPIPVVQSVIPDYPAAAAGIMPGDVILKVGDYNIKTWEDLQAAVSKSVNRPVLLEVKRGERLLYIKLTPIYDAKNKKPMIGISPKGKIGYNYKASLITNIKNSIVQSGHITWMMLTSLLGLITGRVSVNEFMGPVGIVNVVGEAAKSGFYSLLGLTSLISLNLAIINLLPIPALDGSRLMFLIIEAIRRKPIDREKEGLVHFIGFVFLILFMIFMTYKDILRLSR
- the dxr gene encoding 1-deoxy-D-xylulose-5-phosphate reductoisomerase: MKRILLLGSTGSIGTQALDVIRKHPDLFKVVGLAAYSNGELLARQANEFRPSMIALTKGIHDLKDMVKYPCEVITGEDAAVRLVESCDADIVLNAIVGVAGLLPTISTIKGGTTLALANKESMVTAGEIIVNLTREKGVDILPVDSEHSAIFQCLQKKGAQKEIRKIILTASGGPFRDYSCDMLKDVTAEQALKHPTWSMGKKITVDSATLMNKGFEVIEAHWFFGVKYRDIEVVIHPESIVHSMVEFVDGAVLAQMGVPDMRLPIQYALSYPERIEGLTERLNLYGLSLTFREPDTRTFRCLKLAYDAAIAGGTYPAVLNAANEICVELFLKGMIKFLDIPLLIEKALDGHKPIYNPTIEDIIYVDSQTRDAVKKMVVN
- a CDS encoding phosphatidate cytidylyltransferase, yielding MLKQRIISAVIGIPLLIIVGIYGGIPLKIAMLLLAIIAYWEFNRANNNGVGLSYVDLIGYLYIIAFFVLDKIIASSILIYVYFIILMAIAILNKQSANSVFTRVAGFIYTVIPFLILLKIRDVDIKYFWLVFIIAFATDTFAYFTGRFFGRRKLCPDVSPNKTVAGFIGGTLGCIIVAYFYILLYLHSKHIFLLIALIGSIISQLGDLSASYIKRNCRIKDFSNIIPGHGGILDRFDSILYVSVIIYIFVERNITFM
- a CDS encoding isoprenyl transferase, encoding MDEMMGIDKSKLPKHIAIIMDGNGRWAQKRGMPRTAGHRAGIKTVKKVIEFCSQLGIEYLTLYAFSTENWKRPEKEVNALFKLLVYYLRREIDELDENNVRLNFIGDISSFDKDIRSEIDRAKTALADNDGLIVNLALNYGGRAEILNAVRGIVRDMKKLNITADEIDEALFSKYIYTAGMPDPDLLIRTGGEYRVSNFLLWQIAYSELWYTDVLWPDFSEKDLLSAIANYQDRNRRFGGL
- the frr gene encoding ribosome recycling factor, with protein sequence MKIVVENFKKELTSIRTGRANPAILERVKVDYYGTSMPVNQLATITVPEARVLLVQPWDASALNLIQKAIQTSDLGVNPTNDGKVIRIVLPELTEERRKEMVKMTNKIAESSRVAIRNIRRDAMDEVKKMEKNKEISEDEMKKGQDEIQKLTDKYIKQIDEIAAKKEAEIMEV
- the pyrH gene encoding UMP kinase; amino-acid sequence: MKNPVYNRVILKISGEALAGDKGFGIDFDTVNQIADEIAEVKKLNVDIGVVVGGGNIWRGRSGIGMDRSTADHMGMLATVINALALQDSLEKRNIPTRVQTAIEMRAIAEPYIRRRAIRHLEKGRVVIFAAGIGSPFFSTDTTAALRAAEIDADVILLAKKVDGVYDSDPKLNSDAKKFDKLTYKDVLNMRLGVMDSTATSLCMDNNIPIIVFDLTQKGNIKRAILGENIGTVVKE
- the tsf gene encoding translation elongation factor Ts; translated protein: MEITASMVKELRERTGAGMMDCKKALTEANGDMDKAIEILREKGLAAAAKKAGRIAAEGIIDSYIHGGGRIGVLVEVNCETDFVARTDDFKNFVHDIAMQIAAANPQYVSKEDVPVEVVEKEKEIYRAQAKNEGKPDKVIEKMVEGRLEKYYKEVCLLEQPFIRDDSKTIKQLLNELIAKIGENIVIRRFVRFELGEGIEKKKCDIVEEVARALNS
- the rpsB gene encoding 30S ribosomal protein S2; the encoded protein is MSIISMKQLLEAGVHFGHQTRRWNPKMAKYIFTERNGIYIIDLQKTEKKVEEAYEFIKNVAADGGTVLFVGTKKQAQDAIKEEAERCGMYYVNQRWLGGMLTNYKTIKTRIDYLKQLEAMEEDGTFDLLPKKEVNALKKEKEKLEKNLGGIKNMPGLPTALFVVDPRKEQIAVKEARSLNIPIVAIVDTNCDPDEVDYPIPGNDDAIRAIKLIAQKMADAVLEGRQGEQMTPESEEQE
- a CDS encoding DUF342 domain-containing protein — translated: MDGIKLYISENNMKAYICLDKGVKPDFKDIYAFLADKKIVYGIKSNVIKSLGENPVYDQQVLVAQGLEPQDGIDAMIHFKKTIEGGKPQILENGNVDYKSLNIVKNVKKGDIIATVTDATPGVEGRDIFGNTVKPKPGQPLKMKCGRNVVFENGAFIATIDGQLFVKDNKISVLPVFEVKNVDMSVGNIDFVGNIIVHNDIYSGFEVRAEGDIEVGGNVEDSVIRSGGDIVIGRGVNGKSGAYIVAEGNLTARYLENVRVEVNKNIRCDTIMHSDVKCNGNIIVDGRRGLIAGGKVSAYEFVEAKAVGSPMSTYTEIEVGINFREQEECEVIKRDMKKVEDQIEELTKVKNHLIKKTNMTSAEREILKRTLLTLKVLIGKYDELKELLENVIVTEHENPYILVRETLYSGVKINIKREILFIKDEMKHCKIINHNGNIKILAL
- a CDS encoding sigma-70 family RNA polymerase sigma factor, producing MRDVDINKLWREYEATRSVELRNQIVLYYVPLVKYIVNRILIKYNNWEYDDILNQGILGLIDAVEKYESSKGVKFETYATYRIRGEILDYLRKKDWLPRSLRKKYKILQEIIDSSSDKSDIEIASEAGVSLDEYYKLLNYGNACNILSLDEMLENGVMNISHSSDTPDRIAEDHEIRTLLEEFIDGLPEKQKLVLSLYYVEGLTYKEIAMVLGVTESRISQIHSQAIKKLKEFFYKEKLVNQVI
- a CDS encoding chemotaxis protein CheD, yielding MMNRIKVGMADYKVAVAPDILMTIGLGSCVGITLYDPVLKIGGMAHIMLPCSAHYSNNFNKAKFADTAIEILLKELIEMGAVTRRLVSKIAGGARMFEIRSTDERMKIGERNVEAATKVLESKGIPIVAKDVGGTYGRTIELNLEDGSLLVKTIGHGEKIL
- a CDS encoding chemotaxis protein CheC, which encodes MMKIDDISKLNSLYLDVLRELGNIGTGNALTALSSMTGKRLNMRAPLVKILKLSDVPDLLGDPEKKVVGVFFEMSGDVKANILFVLTVNSAKQIINMILNTEAVNEEFDDMEISVISEVSNILVASYVNALSQLMNLKLAITPPAYSMDMAGAILSVPAVQFGEIGDYALYIETDFLEDNDRINGYIFMIPDVGGLEKIMRNLGVDY